The following are from one region of the Aspergillus luchuensis IFO 4308 DNA, chromosome 4, nearly complete sequence genome:
- the CYP8 gene encoding PPIL2 family peptidylprolyl isomerase (COG:O;~EggNog:ENOG410PJK9;~InterPro:IPR002130,IPR026951,IPR020892,IPR003613, IPR029000,IPR013083;~PFAM:PF00160,PF04564;~go_function: GO:0003755 - peptidyl-prolyl cis-trans isomerase activity [Evidence IEA];~go_function: GO:0004842 - ubiquitin-protein transferase activity [Evidence IEA];~go_process: GO:0000413 - protein peptidyl-prolyl isomerization [Evidence IEA];~go_process: GO:0006457 - protein folding [Evidence IEA];~go_process: GO:0016567 - protein ubiquitination [Evidence IEA]), which produces MGKGTDKLYITHSEWASEDAFSASAGAGVGRAKRGGVDTAFKRLPFNFCSLSLQPFSHPVCTPSGTIFDLTNILPWIKKHGTNPVNGAPLKSSDLIKLHLAKNESNEYVDPVTYKVFTDNTHIVALRNTGNVFAWDTVERLNIKGKLWRDLVTDEEFTRKDIITLQDPQNVESRNLSSFNYLKEGESGLTDEQIREREDPSNNVNVNALGSSAKILKAKEAVAKARAERSQRVGSAATSKDLAKSGSAGNAAQSQKTASFQSGKAVPYNAAKHTTGLAAASLTSTGMTPHTSAELALLSDEEYMLKRGRVKQKGYARISTNVGDVNLELHTEYAPKAVWNFIKLAKKGYYRDVAFHRNIKGFMIQGGDPTGTGRGGESIWGKYFNDEFEGPLKHDSRGTLSMANKGKNTNSSQFFIAYRALPHLDNKHTIFGHVIDDPTPSSTTLNNLEVHPTNPTTNRPTPDIRITDVTVFVDPFEEFLKQKQTEEAKAKGLITNPEEEEQNARRAEDDRMTWTGKRVRGAGSGEKDEGSGGVGKYLKAALAERAGQEEDEIVEFVDDEPEPEPMRKKFKGGGGFGDFSSWD; this is translated from the exons ATGGGAAAAG GGACCGATAAGTTATAT ATCACACACTCTGAATGGGCGTCGGAGGATGCATTCTCTGCTAGCGCTGGAGCCGGCGTGGGCAGAGCAAAGCGAGGAGGAGTAGATACGGCCTTCAAGCGCCTTCccttcaacttctgctcCCTTTCACTACAGCCGTTTTCGCACCCGGTTTGCACCCCGTCGGGCACTATCTTCGACCTCACCAACATTCTCCCCTGGATCAAGAAACACGGAACGAATCCAGTTAATGGCGCGCCTCTCAAAAGCTCCGATCTCATCAAGCTGCATCTCGCGAAGAACGAGTCTAATGAGTATGTCGATCCGGTCACATACAAGGTTTTCACCGATAACACGCACATTGTCGCGCTACGGAACACGGGCAATGTTTTCGCTTGGGATACGGTCGAACGGTTGAACATTAAGGGAAAGCTGTGGCGTGATCTGGTTACGGACGAGGAATTCACTCGCAAGGACATCATTACGTTGCAGGACCCGCAGAACGTCGAGTCGCGGAACTTGAGCTCGTTCAACTATCTCAAGGAAGGCGAAAGTGGATTGACGGACGAGCAGATCCGGGAACGGGAGGATCCTTCGAACAATGTGAACGTCAACGCGCTGGGCAGTTCGGCCAAGATCCtgaaggccaaggaagccgTGGCCAAGGCACGCGCGGAAAGATCGCAACGTGTTGGTTCTGCGGCCACTTCGAAAGATTTGGCTAAATCTGGAAGTGCGGGAAATGCGGCGCAATCTCAAAAGACGGCGTCGTTTCAATCTGGCAAGGCTGTGCCGTATAATGCGGCCAAACACACTACTGGTTTGGCCGCCGCCTCACTCACCAGTACGGGGATGACGCCCCACACCTCTGCCGAGCTTGCGCTTTTGTCCGACGAGGAGTACATGTTGAAGAGAGGGCGAGTGAAGCAAAAGGGCTACGCTCGTATCTCCACCAACGTCGGGGATGTAAATTTGGAATTACATACGGAATACGCACCGAAGGCCGTGTGGAACTTCATCAAGCTGGCAAAGAAGGGCTACTATAGAGATGTCGCTTTCCATCGCAACATCAAGGGGTTCATGATTCAGGGTGGTGATCCCACTGGTACCGGAAGGGGTGGTGAAAGTATCTGGGGGAAGTACTTCAATGACGAGTTCGAAGGTCCACTGAAGCACGACTCCCGGGGTACCCTCAGTATGGCCAACAAGGGCAAGAACACGAACAGCAGTCAATT CTTCATTGCTTATCGTGCCTTGCCCCATCTCGACAACAAGCACACTATCTTCGGTCATGTCATTGATGACCCCACGCCCTCCTCCACGACCTTGAACAACCTTGAAGTGCACCCGACAAATCCGACTACTAACCGACCTACTCCGGACATCCGCATTACCGACGTGACGGTGTTTGTGGATCCGTTTGAAGAGTTCTTGAAGCAGAAACAAaccgaggaggccaaggcgAAGGGCCTGATTACTAAccccgaggaagaagagcagaatgcGCGTCGCGCCGAAGACGACCGGATGACCTGGACGGGCAAAAGAGTCCGTGGCGCAGGAAGCGGAGAGAAAGACGAAGGCTCTGGCGGGGTCGGCAAGTACCTGAAAGCCGCGCTGGCCGAGAGGGCTGggcaggaggaggatgagattgtGGAATTTGTAGATGATGAGCCCGAACCCGAGCCGATGCGAAAGAAATTCAagggtggaggtgggtttggggatttCAGTTCATGGGATTAG
- the EDC3 gene encoding mRNA decapping enhancer EDC3 (COG:G;~EggNog:ENOG410PH7E;~InterPro:IPR036652,IPR025762,IPR019050,IPR004443;~PFAM:PF09532,PF03853), producing the protein MAAEFIGYDVLVTLRAPPNATVQGEVANVIGQRLMLRNVKLSWIGHPLPTYSIEAPDIADLSLGSSTPRISQRPPPPPPQGSQNIAPAPPPPTSSQSFVDPAILSFSKPPSAPSSQGADSGPVQLPAPSISRSTSQNFQFPQVAHRDQAAVLNEPFSNLELDVGKTTNESRSAVPSGPVPAGRENIVSSQPTPQSAAKASRRTGQPRTPKAVNEHDGATNTDPRSKGWRQTAFVEPSYPQMNKSLNKQRRKKRNNRSNYVEDPNGWATEDATDIQEMGEFDFQSNLSKFDKRKVFEEIRNDDTTADEDRLVSFNRKVPKPGTNGGKNLHWTENVLDSPEETESEDTDQVPSDAKLSSGTYSGRERSRTSRAPSSRKGSAILGQPLVPPQINSLGRSQLSTSRTTSPRPNKTSVSASPISAPGVPGGSLRLTTTNRSCPTVSPLQTLEVEQIAVAELGLTEDMITENTGRGIAEAAVGLLTSDAAAPTMLVLTGNHRTGARAVSAARHLRNRGHRVTVCMLGIEHDNELLESCRKQLDVFKKIGGRVHRWEDLSTRLSTSEFAPDLVVDALFGIHIAFDDLRTDDQATAFEMISWANRSNLEILSVDVPSGLSAMSGEVTTVEGGRLCVNSKSVVCLGAPKTGVVTALLSGEGLSWNLSVADIGIPQIVWRKYGSRRRHGIDFGNRWVVPLRYQPPPV; encoded by the exons ATGGCGGCTGAATTTATCGGCTACGATGTGCTTGTGACGCTGCGAGCGCCACCAAATGCAACTGTGCAGGGAGAAGTGGCTAATGTCATCGGTCAACGTCTGATGCTCCGAAATG TGAAGCTTTCCTGGATTGGACACCCGCTCCCTACGTATTCAATTGAAGCGCCCGACATCGCGGATCTTTCTTTGGGATCTTCGACTCCGCGCATCTCACAGcgtccgcctccgcctccgcctcagGGATCTCAAAACATAGCCCCcgcacctccgcctccaacTTCATCGCAAAGCTTCGTGGACCCGGCGATTCTAAGCTTTTCGAAGCCACCTTCTGCGCCATCTAGCCAGGGTGCAGACTCGGGTCCGGTACagcttccagctccttccaTTAGCCGATCCACTTCTCAAAACTTTCAATTCCCGCAAGTGGCTCATCGTGACCAAGCAGCTGTGCTCAACGAACCGTTCAGTAACCTGGAACTTGATGTTGGAAAGACCACGAATGAGAGTCGCAGCGCTGTGCCAAGTGGCCCTGTCCCCGCTGGAAGGGAGAACATTGTTTCATCGCAACCAACGCCGCAGTCCGCTGCGAAAGCTAGTCGTCGCACTGGACAACCAAGGACTCCAAAGGCAGTCAATGAACACGATGGGGCGACGAATACGGACCCAAGAAGTAAAGGCTGGCGTCAGACTGCTTTCGTCGAGCCGTCTTATCCGCAGATGAACAAGTCACTCAATAAACAACgccggaagaagaggaataaCAGATCGAATTATGTGGAGGACCCTAATGGCTGGGCTACAGAGGATGCGACGGATATTCAGGAGATGGGCGAGTTCGACTTCCAGAGCAACCTTTCCAAATTCGACAAGAGAAAGGTGTTTGAAGAAATTCGCAATGATGACACTACCGCTGATGAAGATCGGCTGGTTAGCTTCAACAGGAAAGTACCAAAGCCTGGAACAAATGGCGGGAAGAATCTGCATTGGACGGAAAATGTCCTTGACAGCCCTGAGGAGACCGAGAGCGAGGATACCGACCAGGTACCCAGCGATGCAAAACTGAGCAGCGGCACCTATTCTGGGCGGGAACGGTCGAGGACGTCCCGCGCACCGAGCTCTCGCAAAGGAAGCGCCATTCTGGGCCAGCCGTTGGTGCCACCGCAGATCAATTCCCTCGGGCGCAGTCAGCTAAGCACGTCTCGCACAACCAGCCCTCGACCCAATAAGACTTCCGTTTCAGCATCCCCGATAAGCGCCCCTGGTGTACCTGGAGGCTCATTGCGGCTCACCACAACCAATCGAAGCTGCCCAACTGTCAGTCCATTGCAAACCCTCGAGGTTGAGCAGATTGCGGTTGCCGAACTGGGGCTGACCGAGGACATGATTACGGAAAATACGGGACGTGGTATTGCGGAAGCTGCTGTTGGACTCCTTACCAGCGACGCCGCTGCGCCCACGATGCTGGTGCTCACAGGCAATCATCGAACCGGCGCACGTGCCGTATCTGCGGCTCGTCATCTCCGTAATCGAGGCCACCGCGTGACTGTCTGTATGCTAGGCATCGAGCACGACAATGAGTTGCTAGAAAGTTGTCGGAAGCAGTTGGATGTCTTCAAGAAGATTGGCGGCCGAGTACACCGGTGGGAAGACCTATCGACCCGTCTCTCTACATCGGAATTCGCGCCTGACTTGGTTGTCGACGCCTTGTTCGGAATTCACATAGCATTTGATGACCTTCGCACGGATGACCAGGCCACAGCCTTTGAGATGATATCTTGGGCCAACCGGAGCAACCTGGAGATTTTGTCCGTGGACGTGCCTTCGGGGCTGTCTGCTATGAGTG GCGAAGTTACTACAGTAGAAGGCGGCCGGCTATGCGTCAACTCGAAATCCGTGGTCTGTCTCGGGGCTCCCAAAACTGGGGTTGTCACTGCGCTACTCTCCGGGGAGGGACTATCATGGAATCTCTCTGTGGCTGACATTGGCATTCCTCAGATAGTCTGGAGAAAATATGGTAGTCGGCGGCGGCATGGGATCGACTTTGGGAACCGGTGGGTGGTACCATTGCGCTACCAGCCCCCTCCCGTATGA
- the ptcG gene encoding type 2C protein phosphatase PTC1 (BUSCO:EOG09264XTW;~COG:T;~EggNog:ENOG410PFU4;~InterPro:IPR000222,IPR036457,IPR001932,IPR015655;~go_function: GO:0004722 - protein serine/threonine phosphatase activity [Evidence IEA];~go_function: GO:0016791 - phosphatase activity [Evidence IEA];~go_function: GO:0043169 - cation binding [Evidence IEA];~go_process: GO:0006470 - protein dephosphorylation [Evidence IEA]) gives MFSGSSSPPKDKTDSITRSGAIDTPPLSIHTEEASISQKKSSPPGGFFTRRTSEDQNNSGGEKKRRSSTVTKAASFFTSAKNSLSLSSSPRENSFNNYTIQEQPALNRLGSMDPALSVPQGSLNNSAGESLPTSRSSFKVGVTEDRNRKCRRTMEDTHAYLYNFLGTPAPLALAENNGKALPSPTAPSPTSEEPPATVVETDNGYFAIFDGHAGTFAAEWCGKKLHLILEEVMRKNPNTPVPELLDQTFTSVDQQLEKLPVKNSGCTAVIALLRWEDRVPSPHSATGSAALAPAAAAASKGDADSDAGDTPTQAAVSRGAASILPKLQEKSLRQRVLYTANVGDARIILCRNGKALRLSYDHKGSDENEGKRIANAGGLILNNRVNGVLAVTRALGDAYLKDLVTGHPYTTETVIQPDSDEFIILACDGLWDVCSDQEAVDLIRNVHDAQEASKILVDHALARFSTDNLSCMVIRFDSDRVKDVINRTVEPIGVDGDPSSNVDRGMSEADKIIEGARKSMASAGIADDPTTAAKAQEEILQKMSNDEPGPELSVNEHSHEQVVNNLKKPEPKNPSS, from the exons ATGTTCAGTGGCTCCTCGAGCCCACCCAAAGACAAGACAGATTCCATCACTCGTTCCGGCGCCATTGATACGCCTCCCTTGAGCATCCACACCGAGGAAGCCAGCATCAGCCAGAAGAAGTCCTCTCCTCCTGGCGGCTTCTTCACCCGACGGACCAGTGAGGACCAGAACAACTCTGGTGGCGAAAAGAAGCGCCGGAGTAGCACCGTCACCAAGGCagcatccttcttcaccagtGCTAAGAACTCCCTCAGCCTGTCGAGCAGTCCGCGCGAGAACTCCTTCaacaactacaccatccaaGAACAGCCTGCGTTGAATAGGCTTGGGAGCATGGACCCAGCTCTGAGCGTTCCCCAAGGGTCGTTAAACAATTCGGCTGGAGAATCACTCCCCACTTCTCGCTCTTCGTTCAAAGTTGGCGTGACAGAAGATCGGAATCGAAAATGTCGCCGGACTATGGAAGATACCCATGCCTACCTCTACAATTTCTTGGGGACCCCCGCACCTTTAGCCCTGGCTGAGAACAATGGCAAAGCCCTCCCGAGTCCCACTGCCCCCTCGCCCACTTCTGAAGAACCCCCCGCGACCGTCGTGGAAACCGACAACGGTTATTTTGCCATCTTCGATGGACATGCAGGCACCTTTGCGGCGGAATGGTGCGGGAAAAAGCTGCATCTGATCTTGGAAGAGGTCATGCGGAAAAATCCCAACACACCTGTTCCGGAACTCCTGGATCAAACGTTTACCAGTGTAGATcagcagctggagaagctACCTGTGAAGAACAGTGGTTGTACCGCGGTCATTGCCCTCCTCAGATGGGAAGACCGCGTACCCAGTCCGCATTCCGCGACGGGATCAGCGGCCCTTGCacctgccgctgccgctgcctccaAGGGCGACGCCGATTCAGATGCGGGCGATACGCCTACTCAGGCCGCCGTATCACGCGGCGCGGCGTCTATACTTCCCAAATTACAGGAGAAATCCCTCCGTCAGCGTGTCCTCTACACTGCTAATGTGGGAGATGCCCGCATTATTCTGTGCCGCAACGGCAAGGCACTTCGTTTGTCCTACGATCACAAGGGTAGTGATGAGAACGAAGGGAAACGGATAGCTAATGCAGGAGGATTAATATTGAACAATCGCGTCAACGGCGTGCTTGCCGTGACTAGAGCTCTCGGTGATGCGTATCTCAAGGATCTGGTAACCGGACATCCGTATACTACCGAAACAGTGATCCAACCCGACTCAGATGAGTTTATCATCCTCGCTTGTGATGGT CTCTGGGACGTGTGTAGCGACCAAGAAGCGGTAGATCTTATCCGCAATGTGCATGATGCCCAGGAAGCATCCAAGATTCTGGTCGACCATGCTCTTGCGCGGTTCAGCACTGACAACCTTTCCTGTATGGTGATTCGCTTCGATTCTGACCGGGTGAAGGATGTCATCAACCGCACCGTGGAGCCTATCGGCGTGGACGGAGATCCTTCTTCGAATGTGGATCGCGGGATGAGCGAGGCCGATAAGATCATCGAAGGCGCCAGGAAGAGCATGGCCAGTGCGGGAATTGCAGATGATCCGACGACGGCTGCAAAGGCACAAGAAGAGATTCTGCAGAAGATGTCGAATGATGAGCCTGGGCCCGAGCTTTCCGTCAACGAGCACAGCCATGAGCAGGTGGTCAACAACCTGAAAAAGCCTGAGCCGAAGAATCCGAGTTCTTAA
- a CDS encoding uncharacterized protein (COG:I;~EggNog:ENOG410PWJI;~InterPro:IPR036291,IPR026055,IPR013120;~PFAM:PF07993;~TransMembrane:1 (o427-449i);~go_function: GO:0080019 - fatty-acyl-CoA reductase (alcohol-forming) activity [Evidence IEA]) — protein MLDYYQGKTIFITGGSGFLGTALVHRIATTIEFKHIYLLQRGGKSGLSGKWHRHLPFDTAQWLLDHPRITILDGDMMKPSLGLDADHIEMLKRNVHIIIHAASSINLAQRLQKIWPSVIRATEYAVELGLQCDKLERFVYVSTAYTNTHLCSLSLKGDVEMEERIVPLESTSPNNGNSTVDEEYSELQSRGSTKEYESNDFPWGYVYAKHLSERLVTERFTRHGKYDRLLILRPSVIGPAESFPYPGYAVPTSTPMTMIVALFVNHTAFSFELSSRLDDPESDSNLDEVPVDIVVDRLLAHLAYQTQGCVHAVSGRKARVFFREVEAAVYQLRWLPWRFRLTWVKENGWNTEKSNAISRLYKIFGTSFNFHEGKTEQLMSKLSVEEKRTLRLFNTRKVGAFELVSRSKQMYDCSTIFARKIAYPYRAFYQLLWIIWWVYVKLIVAWAGFDLRTVTRQLFAGRKVH, from the exons ATGCTCGACTATTATCAAGGAAAGACAATATTCATCACCGGAGGGTCCGGCTTCCTTGGCACAGCTTTGGTACATCGGATCGCTACAACCATTGAGTTCAAACACATATACTTGCTGCAACGTGGAGGGAAAAG TGGCCTGTCCGGGAAATGGCACCGCCATCTCCCATTTGATACTGCGCAATGGCTTCTAGATCACCCCCGCATCACCATTCTCGACGGTGACATGATGAAGCCTAGCCTAGGCCTTGACGCTGATCACATTGAGATGTTGAAGCGCAACGtccatatcatcatccatgccgCATCTTCAATCAACCTTGCCCAGCGGCTTCAAAAGATTTGGCCCAGCGTTATCCGGGCCACAGAGTATGCTGTCGAACTGGGGCTCCAATGTGACAAATTGGAACGTTTTGTTTACGTCTCAACAGCGTATACCAATACCCATCTGTGCAGCCTGTCTCTCAAAGGAGATGTGGAAATGGAAGAGCGTATAGTACCACTTGAATCTACCTCTCCCAATAATGGTAATTCCACTGTGGACGAAGAATACTCGGAACTACAGTCACGAGGATCCACCAAAGAATACGAAAGCAACGACTTTCCCTGGGGTTATGTGTATGCCAAACATCTTTCCGAGCGCCTAGTCACGGAAAGGTTCACAAGACACGGCAAGTACGACCGATTGCTGATTTTACGGCCCTCGGTGATTGGGCCGGCCGAGAGCTTTCCATACCCCGGGTATGCGGTTCCCACGTCGACCCCAATGACTATGATCGTGGCCTTGTTTGTCAACCATACAGCGTTTTCCTTTGAATTGTCCAGCCGGCTAGACGACCCGGAATCAGACTCCAATCTGGACGAAGTCCCTGTTGACATCGTTGTAGATCGCCTTCTGGCCCATCTGGCTTACCAAACCCAAGGCTGCGTCCATGCGGTAAGTGGCAGAAAAGCTCGGGTTTTCTTCAGGGAGGTAGAAGCGGCAGTTTACCAACTCCGATGGTTACCTTGGCGGTTTCGTTTAACGTGGGTGAAGGAGAACGGGTGGAATACCGAAAAGTCAAACGCAATCAGTCGTCTATACAAGATCTTTGGTACTTCGTTCAACTTCCATGAAGGGAAGACTGAGCAGCTGATGTCGAAGTTGAGCgtggaagaaaaaaggacaTTGCGGTTGTTCAATACCAGGAAAGTCGGTGCATTTGAGCTAGTGTCCCGCAGCAAGCAGATGTATGATTGCTCGACTATATTCGCCCGGAAGATAGCTTATCCTTACCGGGCCTTTTACCAACTGTTATGGATTATCTGGTGGGTTTATGTTAAGTTGATTGTTGCTTGGGCGGGATTTGATCTGCGGACGGTGACCCGGCAGCTGTTCGCTGGACGAAAGGTCCATTAA
- a CDS encoding mitochondrial 54S ribosomal protein mL67 (COG:S;~EggNog:ENOG410PRSN;~InterPro:IPR024629;~PFAM:PF12829), with amino-acid sequence MASQQVTKTPFQKILDPTKIGTWNIVRRPPVENHSIIQGKPREQNSNAFKTHQAKEGTRLRKALKALTHGKNIFAYHNIRTNQVVYSLTRYLENNATLKQLLYHGKKTVPARLRKDMWVPYFSVHFNDSKIGLRAYHLLREFSMQRQLSPPKEMITITDAWIDQKRPRDPKGAEDFLEKYKDKIGRIMPKHHRKRAVMDQKATSVADIAAVLKIQEEEVANGFADGKRGYLTPTARKRRRAARAKEEAVANEQAARVAGLEQALSSEVVEYKVQETKDTSGALEDMGVKILWRDLHDARFAENWPERVRHGELELSRDHVMPGQKGLRSEVLAEGEFRERTEQQQEVEKN; translated from the exons ATGGCCTCACAACAGGTGACGAAGACGcccttccagaagatcctggACCCGACCAAGATCGGAACGTGGAACATTGTGCGCCGTCCACCGGTCGAGAACCACAGCATTATCCAAGGCAAGCCGCGCGAGCAGAACTCCAATGCCTTCAAGACGCATCAGGCCAAGGAGGGAACTCGGTTACGAAAGGCCTTGAAGGCACTCACTCATGGCAAGAACATCTTTGCCTATCACAATATTCGCACGAATCAAGTCGTGTACTCTCTCACTCGGTATTTGGAG AACAACGCAACCCTGAAACAACTCCTCTACCACGGCAAAAAGACCGTCCCTGCCCGACTCCGCAAAGACATGTGGGTGCCCTACTTCAGCGTGCACTTCAACGACAGCAAAATCGGGCTACGAGCATACCACCTCCTCCGGGAATTCAGCATGCAGCGACAACTCTCCCCACCCAAAGAAATGATCACCATCACGGACGCCTGGATCGACCAGAAACGTCCGCGCGACCCAAAGGGCGCCGAAGACTTCCTGGAGAAATACAAGGACAAGATCGGACGGATCATGCCCAAGCACCACCGCAAGCGCGCCGTCATGGATCAAAAGGCCACTAGTGTGGCGGATATCGCGGCCGTGCTGAAGatccaggaagaggaggtggccAATGGCTTTGCGGATGGAAAGAGGGGTTACTTGACTCCTACTgcgcggaagaggagacgtGCTGCTcgggcgaaggaggaggcggtTGCGAACGAGCAGGCCGCTAGAGTGGCTGGGTTGGAGCAGGCGTTGAGTAGTGAGGTTGTGGAGTATAAGGTCCAGGAGACGAAGGATACGTCTGGTGCGTTGGAGGATATGGGAGTGAAGATCCTTTGGAGGGATTTGCATGATGCGCGGTTTGCGGAGAACTGGCCTGAGAGGGTTAGACATGGTGAGTTGGAATTGTCTCGCGATCATGTCATGCCTGGTCAGAAGGGTCTGCGTTCGGAGGTCCTGGCTGAGGGTGAGTTCCGGGAGAGGACGGAGCAACAGCAGGAGGTTGAGAAGAACTAA
- a CDS encoding sulfotransferase family protein (COG:S;~EggNog:ENOG410PMR3;~InterPro:IPR040632,IPR027417;~PFAM:PF17784;~TransMembrane:1 (i265-283o)) yields MTTYQFHDVIKSVTDIDRRKCRREVPMQVLALGLCRTGTDSLRQALRALGYNDTYHGYAAVLENPRDCEMWHAALSAKYEGKGRPFGREEFDQILGHCQAVSDFPAACFADELIQAYPEAKVILTVRDVDDWHRSVSKSFTPLLTHPLLPLSTILENLCLSRTRWILPTWQKIWKYYFNDNFDANGRKAFEAHNSHIKDIVPPENLLVYHVKDGWEPLCEFLGRKPPLDGNGHVVPFPRGNDPRIFRNRFRDAMWYHFLELGERVLRVLVVLYFGYLWVGWVWEWMVRS; encoded by the exons ATGACGACCTACCAGTTCCACGACGTCATCAAATCCGTCACCGACATTGACAGACGCAAATGTCGTCGTGAAGTACCTATGCAAGTCCTGGCACTTGGACTCTGCCGGACAGGAACAGATT CATTGAGACAAGCTCTCCGAGCCCTAGGGTACAATGATACCTATCACGGATACGCAGCAGTTCTGGAGAACCCTCGAGACTGTGAGATGTGGCATGCTGCCTTGAGCGCCAAATATGAAGGAAAAGGCCGGCCATTTGGTCGAGAAGAATTTGATCAGATCTTGGGGCATTGTCAG GCTGTATCGGATTTCCCAGCGGCCTGCTTCGCGGACGAATTAATCCAAGCTTATCCAGAAGCCAAAGTAATACTGACAGTCCGAGACGTGGATGATTGGCACAG ATCCGTCAGTAAATCATtcacccctctcctcacacaccccctcctccccctctccaccatcctcgaaAATCTATGCCTCTCCCGAACGCGTTGGATCCTCCCAACCTGGCAAAAGATTTGGAAATACTACTTCAACGACAACTTCGACGCCAACGGCCGCAAAGCCTTCGAGGCGCATAACAGCCACATCAAGGACATCGTGCCGCCTGAGAACCTCCTCGTCTATCATGTCAAGGATGGGTGGGAGCCATTGTGCGAGTTTCTGGGGAGGAAGCCTCCCTTGGATGGAAATGGTCATGTGGTGCCGTTTCCGAGAGGGAATGATCCGAGGATCTTTCGGAATAGGTTCCGGGATGCTATGTGGTATCATTTCTTGGAgttgggggagagggtgctTAGGGTTCTTGTGGTTTTGTATTTTGGGTATTtgtgggtgggatgggtttgggagtggatggtaCGGTCATGA
- a CDS encoding class I SAM-dependent methyltransferase (COG:Q;~EggNog:ENOG410PQMA;~InterPro:IPR029063,IPR041698,IPR016584;~PFAM:PF13649,PF13489,PF08242,PF08241;~go_function: GO:0008168 - methyltransferase activity [Evidence IEA]) produces MTASPKTPSTLEEGIAVYTPFLLRYFYDFWVLWVSNNFAWKCPTSTVQLPLFNAAMGQSHLDIGVGTGYYPAKSLKAGAKCNEITLLDLSPNSLQAAEQRILETVGREAVRVNTVVASALEPLPFDKSKKFNSISVFFLLHCIPGTPEEKCKLFDVVRPHLAEDGVFVGTTVLGQGVPINWLGQKMMNSYNNKTKSFHNSEDNKAQFDEGLRRNFEEVESWVMGQVMLFKARKPRQQGDVTNVVPKGDLD; encoded by the coding sequence ATGACAGCTTCACCAAAGACCCCGTCAACCTTGGAAGAAGGCATTGCAGTCTATactccctttcttctccgctACTTCTACGATTTCTGGGTCCTCTGGGTTTCCAACAACTTTGCATGGAAATGCCCAACCTCAACCGTCCAACTGCCATTGTTCAATGCCGCCATGGGCCAGAGTCACCTAGATATTGGCGTCGGCACAGGTTACTATCCAGCAAAGAGCCTAAAGGCCGGTGCCAAATGCAATGAGATCACCCTCCTGGACCTCAGTCCCAACTCGCTCCAGGCTGCCGAGCAGCGTATCCTGGAAACGGTAGGCCGCGAGGCGGTCCGCGTGAACACCGTCGTGGCCTCGGCCCTGGAGCCACTGCCCTTCGACAAGTCCAAGAAGTTCAACTCGATTAGTGTCTTCTTCCTGTTGCATTGCATTCCGGGGACACCTGAAGAAAAGTGCAAGCTGTTCGATGTGGTGCGGCCGCATCTGGCGGAGGACGGCGTTTTTGTGGGGACGACAGTCCTTGGTCAGGGTGTACCAATCAACTGGCTGgggcagaagatgatgaacagCTATAATAACAAAACAAAGTCGTTCCATAACTCGGAGGACAACAAGGCTCAGTTTGATGAGGGACTTCGTCGGAActttgaggaggtggagtcgTGGGTTATGGGTCAGGTCATGCTCTTTAAGGCGAGGAAGCCAAGACAACAGGGTGATGTTACCAATGTAGTTCCGAAAGGGGACTTGGATTGA